The following nucleotide sequence is from Halobacillus mangrovi.
ACTACGGAAAATCCATACCGAAATCACTCCTCGGATGGGAGGATTGGCGATTTTCGGTGGGGTCGTAGCCGGGATGATTTACATGCGTCCGGATACGCCTTATTTCACTGCGATCAGTATCGGGGCGTTTATTATCGTGTTAACCGGTCTCCTGGATGACCGCTATCAAATCCGCCCGATTTTTAAGCTGGCAGGTCAAGTGTCAGCAGCAGCTATTCTCATTTTCTCCGGCTTAAAAATCGACATCGTCAGCATTCCGTTTCTTGGCATGGTAAGTTTGAATGATCCGATCAGCATTGCTTTCACATTTCTATGGATCATTGGAATCACGAATGCCATCAACCTAATTGACGGATTGGACGGGCTCGCCACTGGCGTTTCCACAATTTCATTGATCAGTATTTCGGTCATGGCGCTTGCCATTGAACCGCAAATTACGATTGTGTACTTGTGCGTGGTTCTGATTGGAAGTAACATCGGATTTTTATTTCATAACTTTTACCCGGCGAAAATTTATATGGGGGATACCGGTTCCTTGTTCCTGGGATATTCAATGGCTGTCATCTCAATGGTCGGACTATTCAAGAACGTAACGCTGTTCAGCTTTGTCATTCCGATTATCGTCTTAGCTATTCCAGTGTTCGACACCCTGTTCTCCATTCTGAGACGTCTCATTAATAAGCAGAAAATTATGATGCCGGATAACAAGCACATCCACTATCAGATCTTAGCGGCAGGTTTCAGTCACCGGACGACCGTCTTGATCATCTATGCGTTCAGTGCGCTGTTTGGCTTGCTAGCCATCTTATTCTCACTCACTTCCTTCGGGATTTCACTAATCATCACGTTCGTCATACTGCTTTTGCTACACTTGTTTGCAGAAATGACTGGCGTCGTATATCGAGGGAAGCGGCCCCTGATTGACATGATCTCTAAGAATGAGAAAAAAAATAAAGAAAAAGATAAAGAACGTGATGAAGCATAAAAAAACAGGGCTGGGCCAATCGTGTTTTAGCCATTTTAAAGTCCGAATGATGGTGAAGTCTTATCCTAAGAATTTCACCATCATTCGGATTTTTTTATTGTAGATGAGCGCACCATGTCCATTTCCTTCCATTCCTTCAGTCATTTGTCTTGCAAGGTGGAAGGAAGGCCGCTCCGACAGAATGCGTAGCTTTCCACTGCCTCAGCTCCCTTGCCGAAAAGCACTGCTACTGGGTCTTCGGACAGGTGCTGTTTTCGCAGGAATCTCTGCTGATGAAAACTAAGCATGTAAAAAGGGTTTAGACCATTCCAGCGGAGTGTATTTCCGAAGTGGTGATTTAACGAAATCAATTACATCTAGAATTTCCCTGCATTAGTAGTTCATCTTTAAATTGGATGCTTTTAATTATGTCACAGCCTAGTTTTTTTTATGGAAGAGCAATGGTGCTGCCGATAGTTATCGGCACCATATCCAAACACCCTCATTCCCGACATCATTCGACCGAACGATATGGAAAGCAACATCGTTATACAAAATGATTGGTTAACCAACACCCAATAAGGGAACTATACAACATAGAAGACATGTCAGGAGGTTGTGCTCTATGCCTAATAATGTACTTTGGACCGGTGGGTGGGACTCCACATACCGTGTATTGAACTTAGTATTGGATCAGAAAAAGACCATCCAGCCCTATTACGTGCTCGATCCCGTTCGTCCATCAACGGAAATGGAATTGAAGACAATGGAAAGAATCAAACGGCTGATGAATGAATTCGATCCAGGAGCAGAAGAGCGTGTGCTCGAGACCATTGAGATTAGAAAAGACGAAATCCCGTTGAATCCAGACTTTACGAAAGAATATGAAAAACTGCAAAAGGAATTCCGGTTAGGCGATCAATATGACTGGCTCGGTCGATATGCTGAATCTGTGAATATGGATACCCTGGAATTATCCGTCCACCATGACGATAAAGTGCAAGGCATGATTAAGGACGATGTAATTAAGATCGAAGACGGTGAGGACTTTTATTATAGAGTCGTAGACAATCCATCTCATCCGGCATTCGTCATTTTCCAGAAATACCGCTTTCCGCTTCTGGAAATTACAAAGCTTGGTATGGAAGAAAAAGCAAAAGAACGGGGCTACGCTCACATCATGGAAGAAACCTGGTTCTGTCATACGCCTAAGAAGACAGGCGAGCCGTGCGGATTGTGTAATCCGTGTAAATACACCCAGGAGGAAGGGCTAGGACGTCGAATTCCTGAACCGACACGTTTCGAAAAAATCCGTTACTTCCTTTTCAAAGTGAACCGCCGCATCAAAAAAATGGTCAAATAAAATAAAACCGCCAGGAAGCAGGTGTCCTGGCGGTTTTGTGTGGTTTTACTGGTGTAAGGTTCCATACAGGGTTACTACGGTACCTGGTACCACATGGCCTGATCTACGTACCTGACACCACCGAAAAAGCCCGGACCCCAAAGGGACCGGATTTCCTACATTCACGAACGGCTTTCTTCATACGCTTTCTTTTTGAACTTCAAGTTTTTGAACATTGCATATAACAACGTCGCCTCTTTGTTCACTTGCTTAAAGTGCTCATTATAGCGGTATTTTCCATCCAATCGATCGAAACGAGATTTCAATTCCTCATACGTTAGCTCGAGGAATGTTTCGACGGCTTCTACGCCTTTCTTACCGAAAAGATTACGTTTCAGACTTTCAAGTGCTAAAAAACCGTCAAAATCGATGGTCTGGGATTCGAATACATTAATGACTTGTTTTTTCTGTTCGCGATAAGATGTGATGTCAACAATGCAGTTGATTTCCTCTTTAGGCAAGAGAGTGTTGATCTCATATAAGCGGATCACTGGATCCAGATACACATCTTCAAGTGCGTCGCGGACGAGTTTCGCTGTTGCGATATGGTCAGGGTGACAATCGACAAAGACCGGTGCATAGATAACATCCGGCTCGATCTCTTCGATTTTTCGTTTCACCCATTCCAGCGTTGCCCCTTCGCTTTTTAGCTGGCCGTCCTTAGCATTGAAAAAGTCGATCGATGACAGGCCGAGCATTTCTTTAACAAGTGAGGCTTCCTGTTTTCTAGCTTCGACGAGATCTTTTCTTGATCCTTTCGTAAAGCTGCCAGAGCCGTCGGTGAGAAAAGCGACGTGGGTTTGTGCCCCCATTTCTGCATGCTTCATAAGGGTGCCGCCTGCGCCGATGGTTTCATCGTCGACGTGAGGGGCGAGCAGCAGCACTCGCTTTTCCTTAAGTTCAGTCAGGGGACGCTGATCTCTATAATAATTACTGATGATAAGTTGATTGGCAGGTGAAATGACCGGCATTGCCATCTTTAATAGTTTTCGTTTCATCTTGCTTTCTCTCCTTAAGGTTAAAATGAATCGACGTCGCCCATGGTAATCATCCAGCTCTTGACGTCATTCATAAACGCAGTATCCGGCACGACTTCTTTACCGACGAGCGGCATAGGACTATCTTTGTGGGTGAAATTATGCTTCTTCAGCACCTCAGCGCCGATCGTATGAGAAAGCTGCCAGGATTGAATAAGGTCAGCTTCCGAAAGGTGATGGAAGGCTGCTTCAAGAAGTGTTTCCCACACAGAATCTTCATCGACAGCCAGCCAGTCGATGATCAGACCGTTTTTGAATTTACCTTCAGTGAGTTTCGTGACGACGTAGCCCTTAAGTTCGTCATGATCATAAACAGCTGCCATCGTATATTTGTTAACTGGATGGTCGTGATAGCGCCAGTTTAAATAATCAGCATCACGTATGAGCGCTGCTTCCTCTTGCGTGGATGTTTTTTTGGCAAGCTCGTCAAAACGCTCATCACAATGAGTGACTTTTTTCACCTGAAGACGCTTATCGGAAGAAAAGCTAGGGCGCTTCAGCTTTTCAAAAACTCCATCCAAAGGCTTAAATAATTTCAGAGGAGCAAGCTTTGATGCCAAAAGCGCGACAGGATGCTGGATAAAGACATAACGCGGCATATCGGTCAAATGTGTCGCCTCTGTGTACCGTACGAACAATTCTTTCGCCTTTGGTGCAGGAAATCCGTACAAATAAGCGATATCATCGGCCTTGGCTTCTTCAAGCAAGGCTTTGTTCAATTGTTTATAAATGCCTTTGCCGCGGGCATCAGGGTCGACCATTGTATCGACACGTAGGCCGACTTTCTTTTTTTCTCCATTTATATAAGCATCGGAAACCCATAGGCTGATATGACCCAGGATTTGACCGTCTTCATCCCAGACAAGAATAAAAGGTCTTTCCTGCTTCGGATTTTCGATGAATTTCCACCGCCAGACATTTTGTCCGCGTTCGGTGTGAAAAGTTTTATGAAAAAGGGACTGAATTTGTGCTTCATCCCCTTGTTGGTATCGTCGGATCGTCATAACGCTCTTTCCTTTCAAAAACGTATAGTGATACTTTTAGATTATATCAGAGATTGCTAGATTTGAACTAGAGATGTTGTATATTTCCTTTTCGAATAAAAGATGCTACGATAAACCTTAGTGCTTACAAGAGAAACAGAAAAAAGAGGTATAGATGTATGTCGAGATTAAAAACTACCGCAATCTGGATTACGATGCTCGCACTTGTGCTCAAGCTCGTCGGCTTCGTCCGAGAGAGTGTCATTGCGAGAGAATTCGGAGCGACTGATTATACGGATGGATTCATTCTTGCCTTTACCTTTGTCACGCTAATTAAGACATTAATTAAGAATGGATTTAACTCGGTATTTTTACCTGAATATAAGAAAAACCAACGCGAGAATCCGGAAGAGGCGGACCGCAATGCCAACAGCATGTTGAACTATACGATCGTCATTCTGCTGATCTTTACCGTGGCATGCTACTTTTTAACGCCTTATATCGTTCAAATCTATGGATCGATGACAGAGACTACAGAGATGGTCGCGATCAAGATGACGAAGATCTTCTTCCTGTTCACTTTGATTATCGGACTGACGAGCGTACTCGAGTCCTACCTGCAAGCGGTGAGAAGCTTTGTTCCTACGCAGATTGTCAATCTGCTTGGTGCCGTAATGGCAACGTTGTTCATCTTGCTTTTTGCCGACCAGATGGGCATTTACAGTATTGCTTACGGGTTCATAACAGGACTCGCCATCGGACTCTTGATTCAAATTTATTACTTATACAAGTACGGCTATCGCTGGACACTGACTTTCAACATTAACCGTCAGTTCGCGAAAGCCTTTTTCATTCTATTAGTTCCGGCGGTTTTACACTCTTCTGTCGGACACATTAACGTATTTGTTAACAAAATGTTCGCATCCGGAACAGTGAGCGGCGCCGTTACGTATTTGAATAACTCTTCGCTATTAATGAGTATTCCGAGTGCGATTTTCCAAACGACGATTGTAGCCATTATTTTCACTTTGATGTCTGAGCAAAGCGGGAATAAAGAAAAGTTCAAAAATACGCTTTATATGGGGTATCAGGTTGGATTACTTGCGTTGATGCCCCTGGCGATCGGACTTTTCCTCGTAGCAGAACAGGCGATTTCGTTCATCTTTGAACGAGGTGCCTACTCAGCGGAGGACACCGCCAATACGGTCACAGTGCTTTATATGTATATTCCTTTGATTGTGACGCAAGGGTTGATCATGATCCCAATCAAAGCTATGTACGCGATTGGTGCAACGAAAAAGCTCTTAATGATTAGTTCAACAACGATTATTTTGAATGTCGTGTTTAACTACTTATTCCTGATTCCGTTCGGCTATCCTGGACTTGCGTTATCTAGTTCAGCTGTGTCCATGTATTATATATTTTTTGTAACCTATGCGATTTACAAGGAGATGCCTGCTGGTGAATGGAAGCGGCTCATTACTCTCTTTATAAAAGTTGCGATCCCAACAGCTTTCATGGCTGTACCGGTCCTGCTGGTAGAGTATTTCACGCCGATCCAGGAATTGTATTCCTTGTTCCAGCTCATGATCCTTGTTCCGATCGGAGCGGTTACGTATGTCGCAGGGCTGTACGTGTTTTACAGAGAAGGATTTAATAAGCTGATGGAATTTGCCCGTCGTAAAAGTAAAAAAGCTTAAGTAACTACAAAAACGCTCACCTGATCAGGGGAGCGTTTTTTAGTCTCATTTGATACTCGGTGGAAAGCATGTCAAAATAAGAAGAGAAATCAAACTACGAACGAATAGGAGAATGAGCGATGAAAATGATTGATGTCACAGCCCCTGTATATGAAGGGATGCCTGTTTACAAAAACAAACCTGAAAAACAGCCGAAAATCAACACGAACACCAATGGTCACGTTACAGAATCCCGCATGGAAATCGACGTTCACACTGGAACGCATATTGATGCCCCGCTACATATGAAAAACGACGGGGAAACGTTCGAATCAATTTCACTTGAAAAGCTTGTCGGGAACGTAAAGGTATTCGACCTGACGGATGTTGAAGACGGCATTACAAAAGCGGATATTGAAGGCTTTGATATTCAAGAAGGAGACTTCATCTTCTTCAAGACGAAAAACTCCTTTGAAGATGAGTTCAACTTCGAATTCATTTTCTTAAAACAGGATGGAGCCGAGTACTTAGCCGAGAAAAAAATCAATGGAGTCGGTATCGACGCGCTTGGCATTGAGCGCAGTCAGCCTGAACACCCGACTCACAAAGCGCTATTCAACGCAGACGTCATTGTCATTGAAGGTCTTCGCTTGAAAGATGTAGAACCGAAGAGCTATCACATGGTGGCTGCTCCTCTTAAGCTTGTCGGTACAGATGCAGCGCCGGCACGTGTTCTTTTGTTCGAAAATGAATAATGCCAAAAGCAAAACGAGTATGAAATCGAAAATGGTTTCATACTCGTTTATTATTTATCAAAGGGTCCTTAGAGGAAGGTTGAATTTCCTTACCTATGACTAGTTTTGTTCGAAAGCTTTTTCTTTACCCGTCTTCTTTAGAAGGTCATATAATTGATCAGAGTAATTCGTAAACATACCATCTACACCAAGGGAAAGAAGATGTTTCATATTTTCTTTTGTGTTTACAGTGTAAGGATGAACAATGAGGTGGCGTTCGTGTGCAGCTTCCATGAAGGTTGGGTCAACGAGTTTCTGATTAGGGCCTAAGCCATCCGCATACTCTTGAATTTCATCGAAAGCTGCATTCAGTTCGCTTTCTTCCTCAGGGGCAGAGCCCATGAGTTGGACGAGAGGTACATCCTCCGAAACCATACCGTCCAATTTTTGAAGACTAGCAGAACTAAACGATTGAAGAATGACACTTCTGTTCTCAAACGTTTGATTTTCTTCTAAAATACTCACGAGTTTCTCTTCCATTCCGGGGTAGACATCTGGAGCTTTTGTTTCTATGTAAACTCCTACATTTCCTTTAGCGAATTGATCTACAAAATCAAGAGCTTCTTGAAGGGTAGGGATTTCCAATCCTTCATATTTGTTCTTTGAATAGTCTGGATAAACCTCATTAAACCATGATCCTGCATCAAGCATTTTAATTTCTTCAAGGGTGAAATCTCTTACAGACCATGGCGCTCTTTCAGGGAATATTTCTTCTGCATTTGTAGTCCGATCAAGTGTAGTATCATGAAGAACAACCAGCTCTCCATCCTTTGTCATTTGCAAGTCAAATTCTACATAGTCCGCTTTCATGGTAATCGCTTGTTTGTAGGCTTCAAGTGTGTGCTCAGGTGCATACCCGGACGCGCCGCGGTGAGCAACCACAGCGACCTCAGTGATTGGCTCTAATTCTGCTGCCGAAGCTGCAAGACTTGGTTTTGGGCTCAGAAACATTAGAGAAGCTAGTACGACAGTAGTACAAACCAACGAAAATACTTTTTTCATAAATTGACACTCCTTCCTTTACTATAAATATAGTTTAACAGAATAGTATAAATTTGGTATTTTTCCTGTGTAAAGGATTATTAAAAAGGAATAACTAAAATGGCTTTATATGAGTGATGGAGAGAGGGTCGTTCTATCTTTATCTAACAGAAGGACAGTTTTTGGTTTTTGTAGATTGGCACAAAAAAGTTTAGGGGGAGACACGTGATGACTAATTGGAACACCTCCTCTTCTGATGTGAAAACGTTTGTTTCAAAACTAGTAAAGGGTACGAAATCAATTCTAAAAGAAGACTTCATCGGTTTTTACCTGCACGGTTCATTAGCTCTTGGTGGTTTCAATGCTAAAACTAGTGATGTAGATGTGCTGGTGATTACACATAAAGAGATGTCTGTCAAAATCAAAAGACAATTGGCCCGGCTATGTTTAAATCTATCTCATCAACCTTTTCCTTTAGAAATTAGTGTGTTGACAATAAATCAGCTGACAAATTGGAAACATCCTTCCCTGTTCGATTTCCATTACAGTGAATTGTGGAGAGAACGATACCAAGAAGATCTAGACAAGGGGGCGTGCCAATACATAAATGAGGACCAAGGAAAAGATCCAGACCTGGCTGCGCACCTAACGATAACGACCTTTAGGGGAATCTGTATAGAAGGACCTCCTATTCATAATGTATTTCCTTCCGTTCCAACATCTCACTACGTATCTTCCATCCTGCAAGATTATCAAGGATGTTTGGAAAACATAGAGGATGACCCGGTTTATAGCGTATTAAATATCATCAGAGTCTACAGGTACTTAAAAGCAGGAAAGATCCTTTCAAAACAAGAAGCAGGAGAGTGGGGGGAAAAGGTTTTGCCTGTCCACCTGAATTCAACGGTTCATAAAGCCCTCCATAGTTATAAAAGCGGGGAAAAGTCCATTTTTGATAAGAAAGAGCATATAATTTTTAGAAATGATATGAGTAGAAAGATTGAAAAGTTAAGCTATGATAACAATGAGGTTTAAGAAGGGAGTACCAACATTGGCTAATTATATCGCTTTTTTAAGAGGGATTAATGTGGGGGGCCATAACAAGCTAAAAATGGCCGAGTTAAGGAGCGCATTAGAAACGCTTGGTTTAGAGAACATCAAAACTTATATTCAAAGCGGCAATGTCCTGTTTGAATCGAACGAGACCCAAGAACGTTTACAGGGGCAAATTCATGCAAAGATAGAGAAGGAATTTGGTATTTCCAGTCCCGTAATCATAAGAACAAATGAAGAGCTCCGCCAGATGATTCATGAATGTCCATTCTCTGAACATAAGATTAAAGAAGCAGACGCATCCTCTAAAGGGGAATGCCTCCATGTAGCGATGCTTTCGCGAGTTCCTTTTCAGGCTGAGGTAGACAACTATTTAACCTATTCTAATGAGAAAGAGAAGGCGGTTATTAAAGGAAGAGATGTCTATCTGTTTTTCTATGACAGCATTCTAAATTAGGAAATCGTTTAGACAAGCTTGGTCAGCCAGCTACCGTGCGAAATTGGAAAACCTTAAACAAGTTATTAAGTATGAGAGAACAAAACTAAGAAAAGCAGGGGTGCCGTGCAGTTTTTATTATTTGTCGGGTTCATGTCGGTCTTAATTATAGACTGTATAATGCATAAAATTGGAAAGTTAAGAGAGCGCATGGAGATCCTTGAGGAAAAAATGGATGAGAAGAGATCATGAAAACCTCCTTACTATTGAGTTTCTTAATATAGAGCACCCCAGTATCTTCCTTATATACCGGGGTGCTGTTTTGCCTTATTGTACTCTAATCTCATGCCCGATCTGTAGATTTAGAGGCTCGATATTAGGATTTAATTCTAGTAAGTCCTCAACGGTTACACCTTTATGAAGATTGGCAATACTGTAGAGCGTGCTGCCTGGTTTAACGGTATGAAATTCTTTATCGTACCCATCGGCTCTGCTTACTCGAACTTCCTGTCCGACTTGTAGGTTTCTAGGTTCTATATTAGGGTTTAGTTCATATATGTCCCATAGATTAACACCTGCATGCAGGTTAGCAATGCTGTAAAGCGTACTTCCTGGTGTTTAAACTTATTTTTACGAAGAAAATGACAAACTCTATTTAAGAGCTATGGATGGTCCAGTTAGATTGGATTCAGATATGGAATATCAAATGGAGAAAGTTGATGCGAATCACTACACGGTAACACGGGAGCGAAGTGATGAACTGTATGGAGAATATACAGTGGAGATTGATTATAGTTACGAAGCAGGAAAATGGGTGTTTGAAGACCGCAGCCAAGTAGAGAGAGGTGAAGGCGGTGAAATGCCTGATACCTCAAATGCTCTTCCTATGAAGGCGATCTCAGGTATTCTGCTTACCGCAGCTGGAGCCCTTTTGCTAGTAGGACGTAAACGCCTAAACCATTAATCTAATTATAAAAAACAGCTCGTTTTTCAGGCGAGCTGTTTTTTTTATGTTAATAACGGTGATAAAAATTATTCCTTCGTTTCTACAATTTTACTAGATATAGAAGAATGTTTACTAAAGTACTCTCTTACTTCTTCTACAGTTAGACCTAATTCCTTTGCTTTTCTCATTAAATGTATCCATTCTAGATCCAGTTGAGGATGGCACACCATTTGTTTATCCAAAGACTTTTCTCCCATCTATCAAAGTGTACTCTTATCCTAGCAGATACGAACATGAAAAAATGTATAATAATGGTTTGATAGTAGTGTTTCTTTTGTAGATTCTTGACCTTTATTGATCGATGGTGAAGGATAGACAATAAAAAAAGCTGTTCACAAAAGGGGTTCCCTTGTGAACAGCAGAAAAAATGAGAGTTCCCTGGTAAGTATAGGATTAACGTAAGCTTAACCGCTTCGCGCCTTCTCTCACAGCGATAAATTCAGGACGCTCTTTTCCTCCTGAAAAAGGTTTGACAAGCTGGTTCTCTACACTATTGAATACCATAAACAGATTGTTACGGCTATAGGGGGTAATGTTGCCGTTTGATCCATGCATTGTGTTCGATTCAAATAGAGTAATGGCTCCGGCTTTTCCGGTCGGCACAGAAATTCCTCCGCCATTTTCTGCAAGCCATCTCAAGCTGTTGTGATCAGGCACTCCTAATTTCTGCTTTTTCAAAGATTCCTTGTAATTTTCCTCTGGTGTCTCTCCGATACAGCTGACAAAATAATTCTGGGAACCAGGGATCAGCATCAGAGGGCCATTAAAAATATAGTTATCAGACAAAGCAATAGATAGACTGACTGCCCTCATTCTTGGCATACCGTCTTCCACGTGCCAAGTTTCGAAATCAGAATGCCAGTCGAATTCTTTTCCAGTAAAGCCTGGTTTATAATTGATGCGGGACTGGTGGATATAGACATCACTTCCCAGCAAATATTGCACAATGTCGAGAATGCGCTGGTCATTGG
It contains:
- a CDS encoding glycosyltransferase family 4 protein gives rise to the protein MNIYLDITIAILISMAVSYVLVFPVMKLAVKWKMMDYPELRKIHTEITPRMGGLAIFGGVVAGMIYMRPDTPYFTAISIGAFIIVLTGLLDDRYQIRPIFKLAGQVSAAAILIFSGLKIDIVSIPFLGMVSLNDPISIAFTFLWIIGITNAINLIDGLDGLATGVSTISLISISVMALAIEPQITIVYLCVVLIGSNIGFLFHNFYPAKIYMGDTGSLFLGYSMAVISMVGLFKNVTLFSFVIPIIVLAIPVFDTLFSILRRLINKQKIMMPDNKHIHYQILAAGFSHRTTVLIIYAFSALFGLLAILFSLTSFGISLIITFVILLLLHLFAEMTGVVYRGKRPLIDMISKNEKKNKEKDKERDEA
- a CDS encoding 7-cyano-7-deazaguanine synthase, coding for MPNNVLWTGGWDSTYRVLNLVLDQKKTIQPYYVLDPVRPSTEMELKTMERIKRLMNEFDPGAEERVLETIEIRKDEIPLNPDFTKEYEKLQKEFRLGDQYDWLGRYAESVNMDTLELSVHHDDKVQGMIKDDVIKIEDGEDFYYRVVDNPSHPAFVIFQKYRFPLLEITKLGMEEKAKERGYAHIMEETWFCHTPKKTGEPCGLCNPCKYTQEEGLGRRIPEPTRFEKIRYFLFKVNRRIKKMVK
- a CDS encoding PIG-L deacetylase family protein, which produces MKRKLLKMAMPVISPANQLIISNYYRDQRPLTELKEKRVLLLAPHVDDETIGAGGTLMKHAEMGAQTHVAFLTDGSGSFTKGSRKDLVEARKQEASLVKEMLGLSSIDFFNAKDGQLKSEGATLEWVKRKIEEIEPDVIYAPVFVDCHPDHIATAKLVRDALEDVYLDPVIRLYEINTLLPKEEINCIVDITSYREQKKQVINVFESQTIDFDGFLALESLKRNLFGKKGVEAVETFLELTYEELKSRFDRLDGKYRYNEHFKQVNKEATLLYAMFKNLKFKKKAYEESRS
- a CDS encoding GNAT family N-acetyltransferase, whose product is MTIRRYQQGDEAQIQSLFHKTFHTERGQNVWRWKFIENPKQERPFILVWDEDGQILGHISLWVSDAYINGEKKKVGLRVDTMVDPDARGKGIYKQLNKALLEEAKADDIAYLYGFPAPKAKELFVRYTEATHLTDMPRYVFIQHPVALLASKLAPLKLFKPLDGVFEKLKRPSFSSDKRLQVKKVTHCDERFDELAKKTSTQEEAALIRDADYLNWRYHDHPVNKYTMAAVYDHDELKGYVVTKLTEGKFKNGLIIDWLAVDEDSVWETLLEAAFHHLSEADLIQSWQLSHTIGAEVLKKHNFTHKDSPMPLVGKEVVPDTAFMNDVKSWMITMGDVDSF
- the murJ gene encoding murein biosynthesis integral membrane protein MurJ — its product is MSRLKTTAIWITMLALVLKLVGFVRESVIAREFGATDYTDGFILAFTFVTLIKTLIKNGFNSVFLPEYKKNQRENPEEADRNANSMLNYTIVILLIFTVACYFLTPYIVQIYGSMTETTEMVAIKMTKIFFLFTLIIGLTSVLESYLQAVRSFVPTQIVNLLGAVMATLFILLFADQMGIYSIAYGFITGLAIGLLIQIYYLYKYGYRWTLTFNINRQFAKAFFILLVPAVLHSSVGHINVFVNKMFASGTVSGAVTYLNNSSLLMSIPSAIFQTTIVAIIFTLMSEQSGNKEKFKNTLYMGYQVGLLALMPLAIGLFLVAEQAISFIFERGAYSAEDTANTVTVLYMYIPLIVTQGLIMIPIKAMYAIGATKKLLMISSTTIILNVVFNYLFLIPFGYPGLALSSSAVSMYYIFFVTYAIYKEMPAGEWKRLITLFIKVAIPTAFMAVPVLLVEYFTPIQELYSLFQLMILVPIGAVTYVAGLYVFYREGFNKLMEFARRKSKKA
- a CDS encoding cyclase family protein, with product MKMIDVTAPVYEGMPVYKNKPEKQPKINTNTNGHVTESRMEIDVHTGTHIDAPLHMKNDGETFESISLEKLVGNVKVFDLTDVEDGITKADIEGFDIQEGDFIFFKTKNSFEDEFNFEFIFLKQDGAEYLAEKKINGVGIDALGIERSQPEHPTHKALFNADVIVIEGLRLKDVEPKSYHMVAAPLKLVGTDAAPARVLLFENE
- a CDS encoding glycerophosphodiester phosphodiesterase; this encodes MKKVFSLVCTTVVLASLMFLSPKPSLAASAAELEPITEVAVVAHRGASGYAPEHTLEAYKQAITMKADYVEFDLQMTKDGELVVLHDTTLDRTTNAEEIFPERAPWSVRDFTLEEIKMLDAGSWFNEVYPDYSKNKYEGLEIPTLQEALDFVDQFAKGNVGVYIETKAPDVYPGMEEKLVSILEENQTFENRSVILQSFSSASLQKLDGMVSEDVPLVQLMGSAPEEESELNAAFDEIQEYADGLGPNQKLVDPTFMEAAHERHLIVHPYTVNTKENMKHLLSLGVDGMFTNYSDQLYDLLKKTGKEKAFEQN
- a CDS encoding aminoglycoside adenylyltransferase domain-containing protein, with the protein product MTNWNTSSSDVKTFVSKLVKGTKSILKEDFIGFYLHGSLALGGFNAKTSDVDVLVITHKEMSVKIKRQLARLCLNLSHQPFPLEISVLTINQLTNWKHPSLFDFHYSELWRERYQEDLDKGACQYINEDQGKDPDLAAHLTITTFRGICIEGPPIHNVFPSVPTSHYVSSILQDYQGCLENIEDDPVYSVLNIIRVYRYLKAGKILSKQEAGEWGEKVLPVHLNSTVHKALHSYKSGEKSIFDKKEHIIFRNDMSRKIEKLSYDNNEV
- a CDS encoding DUF1697 domain-containing protein yields the protein MANYIAFLRGINVGGHNKLKMAELRSALETLGLENIKTYIQSGNVLFESNETQERLQGQIHAKIEKEFGISSPVIIRTNEELRQMIHECPFSEHKIKEADASSKGECLHVAMLSRVPFQAEVDNYLTYSNEKEKAVIKGRDVYLFFYDSILN
- a CDS encoding anti-repressor SinI family protein is translated as MDKQMVCHPQLDLEWIHLMRKAKELGLTVEEVREYFSKHSSISSKIVETKE
- the thpD gene encoding ectoine hydroxylase → MEDLYPSRKNSKPEIIERKDPVIHSDLSKDKGPLSDEQINFYQKNGFLQIENFFSPDEVSEMQKGIFDLQESSREVDSEKVIREPESDEIRSIFHVHNDDQYFKKVTNDQRILDIVQYLLGSDVYIHQSRINYKPGFTGKEFDWHSDFETWHVEDGMPRMRAVSLSIALSDNYIFNGPLMLIPGSQNYFVSCIGETPEENYKESLKKQKLGVPDHNSLRWLAENGGGISVPTGKAGAITLFESNTMHGSNGNITPYSRNNLFMVFNSVENQLVKPFSGGKERPEFIAVREGAKRLSLR